A single region of the Enterococcus mundtii genome encodes:
- a CDS encoding prephenate dehydrogenase, producing the protein MKKKVFVLGLGLIGASLCRAIKGSNVTLYGWDHSAETRKIAEEVQLVDHLVSGIEEASQMDVILLAVPVQVSLDYLQQLATLPLKETVLVSDTGSTKAAIMTAAKELPFTFIGGHPMAGSHKSGVKAGNPNLFEEAYYILTNDHESDRVAELMELLEPTRAKFVLMEAKNHDEIVGVLSHLPHIVAAGLVQTSDELNQKHPRASQLAAGGFRDITRIASSDPKMWTDILLTNQEIMLSLLEEWQSSMETLKTQLARNDEEAIYRFFAQAKQTRDQLPKKRQGTIPAFYDLYVDIPDISGAVAKVTTALSQADISIINLKIQETREDIFGVLELSFKNQTDLEKGQALIQAENFHCWIRS; encoded by the coding sequence ATGAAGAAAAAGGTATTTGTCTTAGGTTTAGGTCTGATTGGTGCTTCGCTTTGCCGAGCCATCAAAGGATCGAATGTGACTCTTTATGGATGGGATCATTCAGCAGAAACAAGAAAAATTGCAGAAGAAGTCCAATTAGTGGATCATCTGGTGTCTGGGATCGAAGAAGCAAGTCAAATGGATGTTATTTTATTAGCGGTTCCTGTACAAGTTAGTTTGGACTATTTGCAACAATTAGCGACACTTCCGCTAAAGGAAACTGTATTGGTCAGTGATACTGGCAGTACGAAAGCAGCAATCATGACAGCGGCTAAGGAATTACCTTTTACTTTTATTGGTGGACACCCAATGGCAGGCTCGCATAAATCTGGAGTAAAAGCCGGCAATCCTAATTTGTTCGAGGAAGCTTATTATATATTGACCAATGATCATGAGAGTGATCGTGTAGCTGAACTGATGGAACTATTAGAACCGACTCGAGCAAAATTTGTATTGATGGAAGCCAAAAATCATGACGAGATCGTCGGCGTTTTAAGCCATTTGCCTCATATCGTGGCTGCTGGTTTAGTGCAAACCAGTGATGAACTCAATCAAAAACATCCAAGAGCCTCCCAACTTGCAGCCGGAGGGTTTCGAGATATTACGCGTATTGCTTCTTCTGATCCAAAAATGTGGACAGATATCTTATTAACGAATCAAGAAATCATGCTGTCTTTACTAGAAGAATGGCAATCCTCCATGGAAACATTGAAAACACAACTTGCGAGAAATGATGAAGAGGCCATTTATCGATTTTTTGCACAAGCGAAGCAAACAAGGGATCAGTTGCCGAAGAAACGACAAGGAACGATTCCAGCGTTCTATGATCTATACGTTGATATTCCGGATATTTCCGGTGCAGTTGCTAAGGTGACAACGGCTTTGAGCCAAGCAGATATTTCAATCATCAATCTAAAAATACAAGAAACTAGAGAAGATATTTTCGGAGTCCTTGAATTGTCCTTCAAAAATCAAACCGATTTAGAAAAAGGACAAGCATTGATTCAAGCGGAAAATTTTCACTGTTGGATCAGGAGTTGA
- the aroA gene encoding 3-phosphoshikimate 1-carboxyvinyltransferase — translation MQLLNATHGIKGELTVPADKSISHRSIMFGAISHGKTTITNFLKAEDCLSTMSIFRQLGVRIEEEEEKIHVYGYGVEGLQTPTERLDAGNSGTTIRLLLGILAGSKISAEVSGDDSLNRRPMGRVMNPLREMGADLKGIEHPDLPPLRVTGGPLKPIEYEMPIASAQVKSAILFAALQADGETTIIEKERSRNHTEEMIKQFGGEIRVEDKVITLAGGQRLVGQNVAVPGDISSAAFYLVAASILPDSEVLLKQVGINPTRTGILDVLIEMGASIQEMQIDQQNQAADLMVRSANLQACTIEGEIIPRLIDELPILALAATQAQGTTIIRDAQELKVKETNRIDATAEELIKMGANIETTDDGLIIHGPTPLHGAIVDSHGDHRIGMMLQIAALLTDEPVELNHPEAVNISYPDFFTDLAGLIKEKN, via the coding sequence ATGCAATTACTTAATGCTACACATGGGATCAAAGGTGAGCTAACGGTTCCAGCAGATAAATCGATTTCTCATCGCAGCATCATGTTTGGTGCAATCAGTCATGGAAAAACGACGATAACGAACTTTTTAAAAGCAGAAGATTGCTTGAGTACGATGTCCATATTTAGACAATTAGGTGTGAGAATAGAAGAGGAAGAAGAGAAAATCCATGTTTATGGTTATGGCGTAGAGGGATTACAAACACCAACAGAACGTTTAGATGCAGGTAATTCTGGTACAACGATCCGTTTACTTTTAGGGATTTTAGCTGGAAGTAAGATTTCGGCAGAAGTGTCTGGAGATGACTCGTTGAATCGTCGCCCGATGGGGAGAGTGATGAATCCTTTACGTGAAATGGGTGCAGATCTTAAAGGGATCGAACATCCAGATCTACCACCTTTACGAGTGACTGGTGGGCCTTTGAAACCAATCGAATATGAGATGCCGATTGCCAGTGCGCAAGTCAAATCAGCGATTTTATTCGCGGCACTTCAAGCAGATGGTGAGACAACGATCATCGAAAAAGAACGCTCACGGAATCATACAGAAGAAATGATCAAACAATTTGGTGGAGAAATCAGAGTAGAAGATAAAGTGATCACACTTGCTGGCGGACAACGGTTAGTTGGACAAAACGTGGCGGTACCTGGGGATATTTCGTCAGCAGCCTTTTATCTAGTCGCAGCAAGTATTTTGCCAGATAGTGAAGTCTTATTGAAACAAGTAGGAATCAATCCAACACGAACAGGGATTTTAGATGTATTGATCGAAATGGGGGCTTCGATCCAAGAAATGCAAATCGATCAACAAAATCAAGCGGCTGACTTAATGGTACGTTCTGCCAACTTGCAGGCGTGTACGATCGAAGGAGAAATCATTCCTCGCTTGATCGATGAATTACCGATTTTGGCATTAGCTGCAACACAAGCACAAGGCACGACGATCATTCGGGACGCACAAGAATTAAAAGTGAAAGAAACAAATCGCATCGATGCGACAGCGGAAGAATTGATAAAAATGGGCGCAAACATCGAAACAACAGATGATGGGCTGATCATTCATGGTCCGACACCTTTGCATGGGGCAATTGTTGACAGTCATGGGGATCATCGCATTGGCATGATGTTACAGATTGCCGCATTATTGACCGATGAGCCAGTTGAATTGAACCATCCAGAAGCGGTAAATATTTCTTATCCTGACTTCTTCACTGATCTAGCTGGTCTGATCAAGGAGAAAAACTAA
- a CDS encoding shikimate kinase, with the protein MAAIVLIGFMGAGKTTISRKLSMQLKKPLIDMDTKLVEEFGCSISQYFELHGEAAFRQEETKLLKNSLQEEAIIATGGGVILQEENQRLLTDHLVVYLKADPDLLIKRIRQDHKQARPLALDKDDTELKELFFSRKKHYETLADLTIETTGKSPAEVVSEIIKQVMNR; encoded by the coding sequence ATGGCTGCAATTGTGCTGATTGGTTTTATGGGCGCCGGTAAAACAACGATCAGTCGCAAGCTTTCTATGCAGTTAAAGAAACCATTGATCGATATGGATACAAAACTAGTCGAGGAGTTTGGCTGTTCGATCAGTCAGTATTTTGAATTACATGGCGAAGCTGCCTTTCGACAGGAAGAAACGAAGCTACTGAAAAACTCATTGCAAGAAGAAGCGATCATTGCGACAGGTGGGGGAGTTATCCTACAAGAAGAAAATCAACGACTGCTGACAGATCATCTGGTGGTTTACTTAAAAGCTGATCCCGATCTTTTGATCAAACGTATCCGCCAAGATCACAAACAAGCCCGTCCGTTGGCACTCGATAAAGATGATACAGAGTTAAAAGAATTATTTTTTTCGCGGAAAAAACACTATGAAACATTAGCAGATCTTACGATAGAAACAACTGGTAAATCACCAGCAGAAGTTGTCTCAGAAATCATAAAGCAGGTGATGAATCGATGA
- the pheA gene encoding prephenate dehydratase: protein MKIGYLGPKGSFTYSAVKNYFNEGDWSPYQALTNLIDAQINDAIDYAMVPIENSIEGSVLPTLDHVYETLPTIQGEIVLPIKQQLMVHPKHQQMWQEVTKICSHPQALAQSQVFLKQQFPDVEIEQMGSTAQGAQQVAEHPEQKIAAIGPKEAAEQFGLTIVQQDIQSIRNNETRFWLLGSSPMSSQLPVSTYKATLFVDLPENRPGALYQVLAVFAEQKLNLTKIESRPQKTSLGEYFFVIEVEIEQADTKLNEAIKLLEQRAFPVQLIGEYPVYRSREDKKATYRK from the coding sequence ATGAAAATTGGTTATCTAGGCCCAAAAGGTTCCTTCACATATAGTGCAGTAAAGAATTATTTCAACGAAGGCGATTGGTCTCCGTATCAAGCTTTAACAAATTTGATTGATGCCCAGATCAACGATGCGATCGATTATGCGATGGTACCGATCGAGAATTCCATCGAAGGTTCTGTATTGCCCACATTAGACCATGTCTATGAAACCTTACCAACGATCCAAGGAGAAATCGTTTTACCAATCAAGCAACAATTGATGGTACATCCTAAGCATCAACAGATGTGGCAAGAGGTAACAAAAATCTGTAGTCATCCGCAAGCGTTGGCACAATCGCAAGTATTTTTGAAGCAACAGTTCCCTGACGTGGAAATCGAGCAAATGGGTTCGACTGCCCAAGGTGCCCAACAAGTTGCCGAGCATCCTGAACAAAAAATCGCGGCAATCGGACCTAAAGAAGCTGCGGAACAGTTTGGTTTGACCATCGTTCAGCAAGATATCCAATCGATCCGCAACAATGAAACCCGTTTTTGGCTACTAGGTTCCTCACCGATGTCATCTCAATTACCAGTCAGTACTTACAAAGCAACGCTATTTGTAGACTTGCCAGAAAATCGCCCAGGTGCGTTATATCAAGTACTTGCGGTGTTTGCAGAACAAAAACTTAATTTGACCAAAATCGAGTCTAGACCGCAAAAAACCTCGTTAGGTGAATACTTTTTCGTGATCGAAGTAGAGATTGAACAGGCAGATACAAAATTGAACGAAGCAATCAAACTACTGGAACAGCGAGCATTTCCGGTCCAATTGATCGGAGAATATCCAGTGTACCGTAGCCGTGAGGATAAAAAAGCGACATACAGAAAATAA
- a CDS encoding type II toxin-antitoxin system HicA family toxin, translating into MVKLLISISGLKVKGGKGSHIKVKLPGVNRPIIVPSKLPKGTEHAILRQAGLK; encoded by the coding sequence ATGGTCAAACTCTTGATTTCCATAAGTGGGTTAAAAGTTAAAGGTGGAAAAGGTTCTCATATAAAAGTGAAACTACCAGGAGTAAATCGACCAATTATTGTTCCTTCCAAGCTACCTAAAGGGACAGAACATGCGATACTGAGGCAGGCAGGGTTAAAATAG
- a CDS encoding type II toxin-antitoxin system HicB family antitoxin, with translation MLISYPALFYSETSEGYDSGFSVFFPDFPEMAGTSGSDIPEALENASDYLGILLAAEIEEDRTLPEPSLISSLSLIENNPFKSDSEFILEYDAEKSFISMVSVDLTEYLGTEEPVKKTLTIPKWADKLGKEMHLNFSKTLTEAIVREKLGA, from the coding sequence ATGCTTATTTCATATCCGGCATTATTCTATTCAGAAACAAGTGAAGGCTATGACTCGGGATTTTCTGTTTTCTTTCCAGATTTTCCGGAGATGGCTGGTACAAGCGGATCTGACATTCCTGAAGCGCTCGAAAATGCCTCTGATTACTTAGGTATTCTTTTGGCGGCTGAGATAGAAGAAGACCGAACATTACCTGAACCATCTCTTATCAGTTCATTGTCACTTATAGAAAATAACCCTTTTAAAAGTGACTCTGAGTTCATATTAGAATATGATGCTGAAAAATCATTTATTTCAATGGTCTCTGTAGATCTAACAGAATATTTAGGCACAGAGGAACCTGTAAAAAAGACGTTAACGATCCCAAAATGGGCAGATAAGTTAGGTAAAGAAATGCATCTAAATTTTTCAAAGACATTGACTGAAGCCATTGTTCGTGAAAAACTAGGTGCTTAA
- a CDS encoding type 1 glutamine amidotransferase domain-containing protein, with protein sequence MAKKIAAIVTDLVEDIELTSPKEALENAGNEVTTIGFEANQTIKGKKGGEFTIDRSIDEVSPEDFDALLIPGGFSPDQLRKDQRFVDFVTYFLKNDQPLFAICHGPQLFIQTGLTEGRTMTAYDTVRPDVAYAGANVKDEAVVIDNQLVTSRTPDDLPEFNKAIVEILG encoded by the coding sequence ATGGCAAAAAAAATTGCAGCAATCGTAACTGATTTAGTCGAAGATATTGAGTTGACTTCACCAAAAGAAGCATTGGAAAATGCGGGGAATGAAGTGACAACGATTGGTTTTGAAGCAAACCAAACGATCAAAGGCAAAAAAGGTGGCGAGTTCACGATCGATCGCAGCATTGATGAAGTTTCTCCTGAAGATTTCGATGCGCTCTTGATCCCTGGAGGATTCTCACCGGATCAATTACGTAAGGATCAACGTTTTGTTGATTTCGTTACTTACTTCTTGAAAAATGACCAACCGTTATTTGCTATCTGTCATGGCCCACAATTGTTTATCCAAACCGGTCTAACAGAAGGTAGAACAATGACTGCTTACGATACTGTTCGTCCAGATGTGGCTTACGCTGGCGCCAATGTCAAAGATGAAGCAGTGGTGATCGATAATCAATTAGTTACTAGCCGTACACCAGATGACTTGCCTGAATTCAACAAAGCAATTGTTGAGATCTTGGGTTAA